From one Tsukamurella tyrosinosolvens genomic stretch:
- a CDS encoding LpqN/LpqT family lipoprotein, whose translation MTNRRVKKVATAFAVPAAVVLGVTGCSQSTGGDPVAEGTSATASAAQTSATSTAASAGNCTAVSGRVLTLPTKAAGEPTLGLPQPAGWERETSQDSDVIRGAIVNKDLVTDAFAANAVITLENAKGMTPQQALDSQVDSLRQGLKVTGLQPVPGTLCGYPSTTVTYTMPGSTPNHRSTTVAVSIPDGANLWSVTVTVQSKMPDDPTYRRDSQAILSGLQITK comes from the coding sequence ATGACGAATCGGCGTGTGAAGAAGGTCGCCACTGCGTTCGCGGTGCCGGCGGCAGTGGTCCTCGGCGTGACCGGTTGCTCGCAGTCCACGGGCGGCGATCCGGTGGCCGAGGGCACGTCCGCCACCGCCTCGGCGGCGCAGACCTCCGCGACCTCGACGGCCGCCAGCGCGGGGAACTGCACCGCGGTGTCCGGCCGCGTGCTGACGCTCCCGACGAAGGCGGCCGGCGAGCCCACGCTCGGGCTGCCGCAGCCCGCAGGCTGGGAGCGGGAGACCTCCCAGGACTCCGACGTGATCCGCGGCGCCATCGTGAACAAGGATCTGGTCACCGACGCGTTCGCCGCCAACGCTGTCATCACGCTCGAGAACGCCAAGGGCATGACGCCGCAGCAGGCGCTAGACTCGCAGGTCGATTCGCTGCGACAGGGCCTCAAAGTGACCGGCCTACAGCCCGTGCCCGGCACCTTGTGCGGCTACCCGAGCACCACCGTCACCTACACGATGCCGGGTAGCACGCCGAACCACCGGTCCACGACGGTGGCGGTCTCCATCCCCGACGGCGCGAACCTCTGGTCGGTCACCGTCACCGTGCAGTCCAAGATGCCCGACGACCCGACCTACCGCCGCGACTCGCAGGCGATCCTGTCGGGGCTGCAGATCACGAAGTGA
- a CDS encoding nitroreductase/quinone reductase family protein — protein sequence MSLSDKVTELGAWGLENGHRALLAITGGRFPKRVLGMQTLELHTIGRKSGQRRSTMLTAPIYGPDRVVVVASKGGHSDNPDWFKNLAANPDVEITVDEVTSQWTAKAATADEKAGLWPQITKAYSGYEGYQKRTERDIPVVVLTPR from the coding sequence ATGAGTCTTTCTGACAAGGTGACGGAGCTCGGCGCGTGGGGCCTCGAGAACGGGCACCGCGCCCTGCTCGCGATCACGGGCGGCCGCTTCCCCAAGCGCGTGCTCGGCATGCAGACCCTGGAACTGCACACGATCGGCCGCAAGTCCGGCCAGCGACGCTCGACGATGCTCACGGCACCGATCTACGGGCCCGACCGCGTCGTGGTGGTCGCGTCCAAGGGCGGGCACTCGGACAACCCGGACTGGTTCAAGAACCTCGCGGCGAACCCCGACGTGGAGATCACGGTGGACGAGGTGACCAGCCAGTGGACGGCCAAGGCCGCCACCGCCGACGAGAAGGCGGGGCTCTGGCCGCAGATCACCAAGGCCTACAGCGGCTACGAGGGCTACCAGAAGCGCACCGAGCGCGACATCCCCGTGGTGGTCCTGACCCCGCGCTGA
- a CDS encoding NAD(P)H-dependent oxidoreductase has product MGDEPENAHALWVLAHPRGDSLNATLRDVGVARLRADGWSVDVADLYVEGFDPILVDEGGDDVRAEQRRLLAADLVVLQFPLWWYGPPAMLKGWIDRVFERGFAYDVPDPATGRNRKYGDGGLAGRRALAVVTAGDRANSISPRGISGDVEDLFWPLLHGTFWYTGMEALAPQLITDVHGIDADGARRLAQELAERLGTVGTEAPIPYLPMTDEYYDHSIALHPHVAAGLAGGPAHRHREEGPCHAGPRRA; this is encoded by the coding sequence ATGGGCGATGAACCGGAGAACGCGCACGCACTGTGGGTCCTCGCGCATCCGCGCGGCGATTCGCTCAACGCCACGCTCCGCGATGTGGGGGTGGCGCGACTACGGGCGGACGGTTGGTCGGTGGACGTGGCAGACCTGTACGTCGAGGGATTCGACCCGATCCTGGTAGACGAGGGCGGGGACGACGTCCGCGCGGAGCAGCGCCGCCTCCTCGCCGCGGACCTCGTGGTCCTGCAGTTCCCGCTCTGGTGGTACGGACCGCCGGCGATGCTCAAGGGGTGGATCGACCGGGTCTTCGAGCGCGGTTTCGCCTACGACGTGCCCGACCCGGCCACCGGCCGCAACCGCAAGTACGGCGACGGCGGCCTCGCGGGGCGGCGAGCGCTGGCCGTCGTGACCGCCGGCGATCGCGCGAACTCGATCTCGCCGCGCGGGATCAGCGGCGACGTCGAGGACCTGTTCTGGCCCCTGCTGCACGGCACGTTCTGGTACACGGGCATGGAAGCGCTTGCCCCGCAGCTCATCACGGATGTGCACGGAATCGACGCCGACGGGGCACGCCGCCTCGCCCAGGAGCTCGCCGAGCGGCTCGGCACCGTCGGGACCGAGGCGCCGATCCCGTACCTACCCATGACGGACGAGTACTACGACCATTCGATCGCCCTGCACCCGCACGTCGCGGCGGGGCTGGCGGGCGGGCCGGCGCACCGGCATCGCGAGGAAGGGCCGTGCCACGCGGGACCCCGGCGTGCATGA
- a CDS encoding PQQ-dependent sugar dehydrogenase, with protein MRIPIRYRGVIVALLAAPALAACAGGAPSDVPEPRSSAASAAESTIATGLDAPWSIAFADGAPLVSERDRGRIVEIVDGRPREVGRIDGVAARGEGGLLGIAVRDGDLFAYFTTATDNRIARMPLQGTPGSRSLGPARTILTGLPAASIHNGGRIAFGPDGMLYATVGDAGRPDDAQDPRAFGGKILRMTPDGARPVDNPFPDTLVYSLGHRNAQGLAWAPDGALYASEFGQNTWDELNLIRPGANYGWPEVEGIGRREGFVDPLQQWATSAASPSGIAVVGPDLLIANLRGERLRTVPLAAPGTATEQYRETLGRLRDVVRAPDGSAWILTNNTDGRGDPQPGDDRIVRMGGR; from the coding sequence ATGCGCATCCCGATCCGGTACCGCGGTGTCATCGTTGCGCTGCTCGCGGCGCCCGCGCTCGCAGCCTGCGCGGGCGGCGCACCGTCGGACGTCCCGGAACCGCGGTCGAGCGCGGCCTCAGCCGCCGAGAGCACGATCGCGACCGGCCTCGACGCGCCGTGGTCGATCGCCTTCGCCGACGGCGCTCCCCTGGTCAGCGAGCGGGACCGCGGGCGGATCGTGGAGATCGTCGACGGGCGGCCCCGCGAGGTCGGCCGGATCGACGGGGTCGCGGCGCGCGGCGAGGGCGGGCTGCTCGGCATCGCCGTCCGCGACGGCGACCTGTTCGCCTACTTCACCACCGCGACGGACAACCGGATCGCCCGCATGCCGCTCCAGGGCACGCCCGGTTCCCGCAGCCTCGGCCCCGCGCGCACCATCCTCACCGGCCTGCCCGCCGCGTCGATCCACAACGGCGGCCGCATCGCCTTCGGGCCCGACGGGATGCTGTACGCCACCGTCGGCGACGCGGGGCGCCCCGACGACGCGCAGGACCCCCGGGCGTTCGGCGGCAAGATCCTGCGGATGACGCCCGACGGCGCGCGCCCCGTCGACAACCCGTTCCCCGACACCCTGGTCTACAGCCTCGGCCACCGGAACGCGCAGGGCCTGGCGTGGGCGCCCGACGGCGCACTGTATGCGAGCGAGTTCGGCCAGAACACCTGGGACGAGCTCAATCTCATCCGCCCGGGCGCGAACTACGGCTGGCCGGAGGTCGAGGGCATCGGCCGCCGCGAGGGTTTCGTGGACCCGCTGCAGCAGTGGGCGACGTCGGCGGCGAGCCCGAGCGGTATCGCCGTCGTTGGACCGGACCTGCTCATCGCGAACCTCCGCGGGGAGCGACTGCGGACGGTGCCGCTCGCAGCGCCCGGCACGGCGACCGAACAGTATCGCGAGACCCTCGGCCGGCTGCGCGACGTGGTGCGCGCGCCCGACGGCTCCGCCTGGATCCTCACCAACAACACCGACGGCCGCGGCGACCCGCAGCCCGGCGACGACCGGATCGTCCGGATGGGCGGTCGTTAG
- a CDS encoding tyrosine-protein phosphatase — translation MHNFRDVAGVDGYAADGGRMRRGLLFRSSALDADAIDPARLAEARLADVFDLRMTAEVTPKPDVVPDGARYVRLNVIGDDVELGALDPKSLKDAAGARDLLTDVYRMFVSEDNARAQFAALVRAVADEERPQVFHCTAGKDRTGWAAAIVQRSLGVSPDDVMADYLLTNAYSAEVIEKIAAGATAERGEAIGEAARVLAGVFPEALTAAFDEADRRYGGFEGYVRQGLGIDDAVVDRLRAKLVD, via the coding sequence GTGCACAATTTCCGCGATGTGGCAGGTGTGGACGGCTATGCGGCCGACGGTGGCCGGATGCGCCGGGGGCTGCTCTTCCGCTCCAGCGCCCTCGACGCCGACGCGATCGACCCGGCCCGTCTCGCGGAGGCCCGCCTGGCGGACGTCTTCGACCTCCGCATGACGGCCGAGGTGACCCCGAAGCCCGATGTCGTGCCCGACGGTGCGCGATACGTGCGGCTCAACGTGATCGGCGACGACGTCGAGCTCGGCGCCCTCGACCCGAAGTCGCTCAAGGACGCCGCGGGCGCCCGCGACCTGCTGACGGACGTCTACCGGATGTTCGTCAGCGAGGACAACGCGCGGGCGCAGTTCGCGGCGCTCGTGCGCGCGGTCGCCGACGAGGAGCGCCCGCAGGTCTTCCACTGCACCGCGGGCAAGGACCGCACCGGCTGGGCCGCGGCGATCGTGCAGCGGAGCCTCGGCGTCTCGCCCGACGACGTGATGGCCGACTACCTGCTGACGAACGCGTACTCGGCCGAGGTGATCGAGAAGATCGCGGCGGGCGCGACCGCCGAGCGGGGCGAGGCGATCGGGGAGGCCGCACGGGTGCTCGCCGGGGTCTTCCCCGAGGCGCTGACCGCGGCCTTCGACGAGGCCGACAGACGGTACGGCGGCTTCGAGGGGTACGTGCGCCAGGGGCTCGGGATCGACGACGCCGTCGTCGACCGGCTGCGCGCGAAGCTCGTCGACTAG
- a CDS encoding DUF2252 domain-containing protein yields MSADAPNGKDLRKRVSRSAQAGFTPDGRDPVDIIREQNSTRIQELVPVRISRMLHSPFSFYRGGAALMAHDLAGEANTGVTVMSCGDAHISNFGLFASPERRQLFDVNDFDEAGNAPWEWDVKRLAASVMIAARENGYTEDQARSAVVSAAGAYRTTLAGLMEQGAVDRYYLSVDVDRLTAQAADDQPLKDLIEQTAKKARKRTSARMVEKITATSADGEPHIVADPPTLVPAPAKLVEGFEGLYAQYLDSIRADAAQLLGQFRVLDWALRVVGVGSVGTRCFIVLLGRDVPGGGTETLFLQVKEATQSVLQTYGKLGPSTMPPRAPKTGAQAWRVVAGQQILQAQSDSFLGYTPTIRGKDFYWRQFRDMKGSVVPELLSHDQFERYGQACAAVLARAHAQSPGSATASAYLGKSTEFEEAVATFATAYADQNEKDYAAVQAAVKAGVLPCAEAGV; encoded by the coding sequence ATGAGTGCAGATGCCCCGAACGGCAAGGACCTTCGCAAGCGCGTCTCCCGATCCGCCCAGGCGGGATTCACTCCGGACGGCCGCGATCCCGTCGACATCATCCGGGAACAGAACAGCACGCGCATCCAGGAACTGGTGCCGGTGCGGATCTCTCGCATGCTGCACTCGCCGTTCTCCTTCTACCGCGGCGGCGCCGCGCTCATGGCGCACGACCTCGCGGGGGAGGCGAACACCGGCGTCACCGTCATGAGCTGCGGCGATGCGCACATCTCCAACTTCGGCCTGTTCGCCTCGCCGGAACGCCGACAGCTGTTCGACGTCAACGACTTCGACGAGGCCGGCAATGCGCCGTGGGAGTGGGACGTCAAGCGCCTCGCGGCGAGCGTGATGATCGCCGCCCGCGAGAACGGGTACACCGAGGACCAGGCGCGGAGCGCCGTCGTCAGCGCGGCGGGGGCGTACCGGACCACGCTCGCCGGGCTGATGGAGCAGGGCGCCGTCGACCGCTACTACCTGTCCGTGGACGTCGACCGGCTCACCGCGCAGGCCGCCGACGATCAGCCGCTCAAGGACCTCATCGAGCAGACCGCGAAGAAGGCGCGCAAGCGCACCTCCGCGCGCATGGTCGAGAAGATCACCGCGACCAGCGCCGACGGCGAGCCGCACATCGTCGCCGACCCGCCCACTCTCGTGCCGGCGCCGGCGAAGCTCGTCGAGGGCTTCGAGGGCCTCTACGCGCAGTACCTGGACAGCATCCGCGCCGACGCCGCGCAGCTCCTCGGCCAGTTCCGGGTGCTGGACTGGGCGCTCCGCGTCGTCGGCGTCGGCAGCGTCGGCACCCGCTGCTTCATCGTGCTGCTCGGTCGCGACGTCCCGGGCGGCGGCACCGAGACGCTGTTCCTCCAGGTCAAGGAGGCCACGCAGTCGGTCCTGCAGACCTACGGCAAGCTCGGGCCGTCGACGATGCCGCCGCGCGCACCCAAGACCGGCGCGCAGGCGTGGCGCGTCGTCGCGGGGCAGCAGATCCTCCAGGCGCAGTCCGACTCCTTCCTCGGCTACACCCCGACGATCCGCGGCAAGGACTTCTACTGGCGGCAGTTCCGCGACATGAAGGGGTCCGTCGTTCCCGAGCTGCTGTCCCACGACCAGTTCGAGAGGTACGGCCAGGCCTGCGCCGCGGTGCTCGCCCGCGCCCACGCGCAGTCCCCGGGCTCGGCCACCGCCTCGGCCTATCTGGGCAAGTCGACGGAGTTCGAGGAGGCCGTCGCGACGTTCGCCACCGCGTACGCCGACCAGAACGAAAAGGACTACGCCGCAGTGCAGGCCGCCGTCAAGGCGGGTGTCCTGCCCTGCGCCGAGGCAGGCGTCTGA
- a CDS encoding siderophore-interacting protein, producing the protein MTEPRTDTAPAPARRSRPTYEVAVARTETIGAHLVRVIAEGESLASFGDPELPGLPSTDAYVKLAFGDATRTYTVRSFDRAERRIVLDFVVHGDEGLAGPWAQRAQAGDTITIMGPGGAYSPDPEAAWHLFAGDLSAVPAIASALESLPTGARGAAIIEVESDADRIALTAPSGVDVRWAVNPDVADVDFLARQVAVADWPTDRATAHVFAHGERESIKAIRKVLRELEVPRERISISGYWARGRAEDAFQAEKRTPVGQID; encoded by the coding sequence GTGACTGAACCGCGTACAGATACCGCCCCTGCTCCTGCCCGCCGTTCGCGGCCGACCTACGAGGTCGCGGTCGCGCGCACAGAGACGATCGGCGCGCACCTGGTGCGCGTGATCGCCGAGGGCGAGTCCCTCGCCTCCTTCGGCGACCCCGAGCTCCCCGGCCTGCCGAGCACGGACGCCTACGTCAAGCTCGCCTTCGGCGACGCGACGCGCACCTACACCGTCCGCTCCTTCGATCGCGCCGAGCGCCGGATCGTCCTCGACTTCGTCGTGCACGGCGACGAGGGGCTGGCCGGCCCGTGGGCGCAGCGCGCGCAGGCCGGCGACACGATCACGATCATGGGCCCGGGCGGCGCCTACTCCCCCGACCCGGAGGCGGCCTGGCACCTGTTCGCCGGCGATCTCTCGGCGGTGCCCGCGATCGCCTCCGCCCTGGAGTCCCTGCCGACCGGCGCGCGGGGCGCCGCGATCATCGAGGTCGAGAGCGATGCCGACCGGATCGCGCTGACGGCACCGTCGGGCGTGGACGTGCGGTGGGCGGTGAACCCGGACGTGGCCGACGTCGACTTCCTGGCACGCCAGGTGGCCGTCGCGGACTGGCCGACGGATCGCGCCACGGCGCACGTCTTCGCCCACGGCGAGCGCGAGTCGATCAAGGCGATCCGCAAGGTCCTGCGCGAGCTGGAGGTTCCGCGCGAGCGGATCTCGATCTCCGGGTACTGGGCCCGCGGTCGCGCTGAGGACGCGTTCCAGGCCGAGAAGCGCACGCCGGTCGGGCAGATCGACTAG
- a CDS encoding MlaD family protein, whose translation MDLAPVPGFSPSPAQLRRRGVAFSLCVALIALAVWGVQALRPKDDFTLTLRTPTVAAGIVEGAKVRIQGVDVGSVSEIRSLGNAQQGVTLRLDGPQGRSLTNNVEAAFSAGNLFGVSEVILTPHDGGGALRNGAELAPTRPITDNTVSNMIMTLGDVNDDALRPHMSQVLLNFDASSKAMLPLLTALGGVAQTMKDTQRLSTAQTFPTVVAALKAADPSVASMIPAFQAGLDHLPLHNGDSKKTIAVQDGINNERTGLLAGLQAILTPQALEGLKTATPMLVSLLQPILAAFPNGSATGVGIQLSQLMDNVRRALPNTPTGPVLNLRLSVDYPAIAAVLPPGVDSAKPGTPAKPGTTTKPAPSKPATPSSSAAAPR comes from the coding sequence GTGGATCTCGCTCCAGTGCCCGGCTTCTCCCCGTCGCCCGCCCAGCTCCGGCGGCGCGGCGTCGCGTTCAGCCTCTGCGTGGCACTGATCGCCCTCGCCGTGTGGGGTGTGCAGGCGCTGCGCCCGAAGGACGACTTCACCCTCACCCTCCGCACACCGACCGTCGCGGCCGGCATCGTCGAGGGCGCGAAGGTGCGGATCCAGGGCGTCGACGTCGGGTCGGTCAGCGAGATCCGGTCGCTCGGCAACGCCCAGCAGGGCGTGACCCTGCGCCTCGACGGACCCCAGGGCCGTAGCCTCACCAACAACGTCGAGGCGGCGTTCTCGGCGGGCAACCTCTTCGGCGTCTCCGAGGTCATCCTCACGCCGCACGACGGCGGTGGCGCGCTGCGCAACGGCGCCGAGCTGGCGCCGACGCGGCCGATCACCGACAACACCGTGTCGAACATGATCATGACTCTCGGCGACGTCAACGACGACGCCCTGCGCCCCCACATGAGCCAGGTGCTGTTGAACTTCGACGCCTCGTCGAAGGCGATGCTGCCGCTGCTCACCGCGCTCGGCGGCGTGGCGCAGACGATGAAGGACACGCAGCGCCTGTCCACCGCGCAGACCTTCCCCACGGTGGTCGCCGCCCTCAAGGCGGCCGATCCCTCTGTCGCGTCCATGATCCCCGCGTTCCAGGCCGGCCTCGACCACCTCCCGCTGCACAACGGCGACAGCAAGAAGACCATCGCGGTGCAGGACGGGATCAACAACGAGCGCACCGGCCTCCTCGCCGGGCTGCAGGCGATCCTCACGCCGCAGGCGCTCGAGGGGCTCAAGACGGCCACGCCGATGCTGGTGAGCCTGCTGCAGCCGATCCTCGCCGCGTTCCCGAACGGTAGCGCGACCGGCGTGGGCATCCAGCTCTCGCAGCTGATGGACAACGTGCGCAGGGCCTTGCCGAACACTCCCACCGGCCCGGTGCTGAACCTGCGCCTGTCGGTGGACTACCCGGCCATCGCCGCCGTGCTGCCGCCCGGCGTGGACTCTGCGAAGCCGGGCACCCCGGCGAAGCCCGGGACCACCACGAAGCCCGCGCCCTCGAAGCCCGCGACCCCCTCGTCGTCGGCCGCCGCGCCGCGCTGA
- a CDS encoding MFS transporter — protein sequence MTAVEVPTAPVPRRQVAAWCAWDWGSAAFNAVMTTFIFTVYLTGAVGEDLPGSISATSWLSWAMAAAGVVVALSAPVLGGRADAAGRRKFSLAVWSAVVTLCTAACFFVRDEYQYLWLGLLLLAVGTAAFELANVPYYAMLRQVSTPKTIGRVSGIGWACGYFGGIVLLLLCNFGFIAGDGPTRGFLNVPTEGGLNIRLVALFAAAWFAISALPVLFLVPELPADPTATPRRGIVGAYRDLFATIGSLWREDRTVVWFLVSSAVFRDGLAATFTFGAVLAHSVYGMSESTVLLFGVAANVVAALGAVIAGRFDDRIGPKPVIVTCLAGMLIAGTVLLFVRGEAMFWIFGLMLTVFVGPAQSSARSMLARMTVPGREGQMFGLYQTTGRAASFLGPALFGLFVWFFGTDRAGIGGIIVVLALGLLLLLQVRPARDRALA from the coding sequence GTGACGGCGGTGGAGGTGCCGACCGCGCCCGTGCCGCGCCGCCAGGTAGCGGCGTGGTGCGCGTGGGACTGGGGGAGTGCCGCATTCAACGCGGTGATGACCACGTTCATCTTCACCGTCTACCTCACCGGCGCGGTCGGCGAGGATCTCCCGGGTTCCATCAGCGCCACCAGCTGGCTGTCGTGGGCGATGGCGGCCGCGGGCGTGGTCGTCGCGTTGTCGGCGCCGGTCCTGGGCGGGCGCGCCGACGCCGCGGGCCGGCGGAAGTTCTCGCTCGCCGTGTGGAGCGCCGTCGTCACGCTGTGCACCGCCGCGTGCTTCTTCGTGCGCGACGAGTATCAGTACCTGTGGCTCGGCCTGCTGCTGCTCGCGGTCGGGACGGCGGCGTTCGAGCTCGCGAACGTGCCCTACTACGCGATGCTGCGGCAGGTCTCGACCCCGAAGACGATCGGCCGGGTCTCCGGGATCGGCTGGGCGTGCGGCTACTTCGGCGGCATCGTGCTGCTGCTCCTCTGCAACTTCGGTTTCATCGCCGGCGACGGGCCGACCCGCGGGTTCCTCAACGTGCCCACCGAGGGCGGTCTGAACATCCGGTTGGTGGCGCTGTTCGCGGCCGCGTGGTTCGCGATTTCCGCGTTGCCGGTGCTGTTCCTCGTGCCCGAGCTCCCGGCGGACCCGACCGCGACGCCCCGCCGCGGGATCGTCGGGGCGTACCGGGACCTGTTCGCGACGATCGGCTCGCTGTGGCGCGAGGACCGCACCGTGGTGTGGTTCCTCGTCTCCTCCGCGGTGTTCCGCGACGGGCTCGCTGCGACCTTCACCTTCGGCGCGGTGCTCGCGCACAGCGTGTACGGGATGAGCGAGTCGACGGTGCTGCTGTTCGGCGTGGCCGCCAACGTCGTGGCCGCGCTGGGCGCGGTGATCGCCGGCCGCTTCGACGACCGGATCGGCCCCAAGCCGGTGATCGTGACGTGCCTCGCCGGGATGCTGATCGCCGGGACGGTGCTGTTGTTCGTGCGTGGCGAGGCCATGTTCTGGATCTTCGGCCTGATGCTCACGGTGTTCGTGGGCCCGGCCCAGTCGTCGGCGCGCAGCATGCTGGCGCGGATGACGGTGCCCGGCCGCGAGGGCCAGATGTTCGGGCTCTACCAGACCACCGGCCGCGCGGCGTCGTTCCTCGGGCCCGCGCTCTTCGGGCTCTTCGTGTGGTTCTTCGGCACCGACCGCGCCGGCATCGGCGGCATCATCGTGGTACTCGCGCTGGGGTTGCTCCTGCTCCTGCAGGTCCGCCCCGCCCGCGACCGCGCGCTCGCCTGA
- the der gene encoding ribosome biogenesis GTPase Der: MSDNEFEYAGDDGTWDDEGDFAEYEGDFADLEAEAAEAAAKLPTVAIVGRPNVGKSTLVNRILGRREAVVEDIPGVTRDRISYEANWAGRRFLVQDTGGWEPDAKGMQQSIAAQAEVAMRTADAIVVVVDATVGATATDEAVARVLRRSKAPVILAANKVDDQRTEAEAASLWSMGLGEPHTISAAHGRGTGDLLDVILEKLPETPREGTGGTGPRRIALIGKPNVGKSSLLNKLTGENRSVVDNVAGTTVDPVDSLVELGGKTWKFIDTAGLRKKVNQASGHEFYASLRTKGAIEAAEVAIVLIDASQPITEQDLRVLSMVIESGRALVIAYNKWDLVDEDRRYMLEKEIDRELVQIPWALRVNISAQTGRALQKLVPAIETSLESWDKRIPTGRLNNWLREVMAATPPPLRGGKLPKVLFATQAATRPPTFVLFSSGFLEAGYRRFLERRLREEFGFDGSPVRVNVRVREKRAKK, from the coding sequence ATGAGTGACAACGAGTTCGAGTACGCCGGCGACGACGGCACCTGGGACGACGAGGGCGACTTCGCCGAGTACGAGGGCGATTTCGCCGACCTCGAGGCGGAGGCCGCCGAGGCCGCCGCGAAGCTGCCGACGGTCGCCATCGTGGGCCGTCCGAACGTGGGCAAGTCGACGCTGGTCAACCGCATCCTCGGCCGCCGCGAGGCCGTGGTCGAGGACATCCCGGGCGTGACCCGCGACCGGATCAGCTACGAGGCCAACTGGGCCGGCCGACGGTTCCTGGTGCAGGACACCGGCGGCTGGGAGCCGGACGCCAAGGGCATGCAGCAGTCCATCGCCGCGCAGGCCGAGGTCGCCATGCGCACCGCCGACGCGATCGTCGTGGTCGTGGATGCGACCGTCGGCGCCACCGCGACCGACGAGGCCGTCGCACGCGTGCTGCGTCGTTCGAAGGCCCCCGTCATCCTGGCGGCGAACAAGGTCGACGACCAGCGCACCGAGGCCGAGGCCGCGTCGCTGTGGTCGATGGGGCTCGGGGAGCCGCACACCATCTCCGCCGCGCACGGCCGCGGCACCGGTGATCTGTTGGACGTCATCCTGGAGAAGCTGCCGGAGACGCCCCGCGAGGGCACCGGCGGCACCGGCCCGCGCCGCATCGCGCTGATCGGCAAGCCGAACGTCGGCAAGAGCTCGCTGCTCAACAAGCTCACCGGCGAGAACCGCTCCGTCGTCGACAACGTCGCGGGCACCACCGTCGACCCCGTGGACTCGCTCGTCGAGCTCGGCGGCAAGACCTGGAAGTTCATCGACACCGCCGGCCTGCGCAAGAAGGTCAACCAGGCCAGCGGGCACGAGTTCTACGCCTCGCTGCGCACGAAGGGGGCGATCGAGGCCGCCGAGGTCGCGATCGTGCTCATCGACGCCTCCCAGCCGATCACCGAGCAGGACCTGCGGGTGCTGTCGATGGTGATCGAGTCGGGCCGGGCGCTGGTGATCGCCTACAACAAGTGGGACCTCGTCGACGAGGACCGCCGGTACATGCTCGAGAAGGAGATCGACCGGGAGCTCGTGCAGATCCCGTGGGCTCTGCGGGTGAACATCTCCGCGCAGACCGGCCGCGCGCTGCAGAAGCTGGTGCCCGCCATCGAGACCTCGCTCGAGTCGTGGGACAAGCGCATCCCGACGGGCCGCCTCAACAACTGGCTCCGCGAGGTCATGGCCGCGACGCCGCCGCCCCTGCGCGGCGGCAAGCTGCCCAAGGTGCTGTTCGCGACACAGGCCGCCACGCGGCCGCCGACGTTCGTGCTGTTCAGCTCCGGCTTCCTGGAGGCGGGCTACCGACGGTTCCTGGAGCGCAGGCTCCGCGAGGAGTTCGGCTTCGACGGCTCGCCCGTGCGCGTGAACGTCCGGGTCCGCGAGAAGCGCGCGAAGAAGTAG
- the cmk gene encoding (d)CMP kinase, translated as MDGPSGTGKSTVARRIAENLGARYLDTGAMYRAATVWALEQEVDLTDPAAIATATADLPLAMGCDPLSEQVELDGISITRRIREDDVTAAVSAVSAVPEVREQLVDYQRAIAADDDSPIVVEGRDIGTVVFPDAPVKIYLTASAEARAQRRHAQNTELGLPSDYDEVLASVQRRDGLDSTRKISPLRPADDAIELDSSDMNLEETVAAVAETADRALSASRDKEVTR; from the coding sequence ATGGACGGCCCCTCGGGGACCGGCAAGTCGACGGTGGCCCGGCGCATCGCCGAGAACCTCGGCGCCCGCTACCTGGACACCGGTGCGATGTACCGTGCCGCGACCGTGTGGGCGCTGGAGCAGGAGGTCGACCTCACCGACCCCGCCGCGATCGCCACGGCCACGGCGGACCTGCCGCTGGCCATGGGCTGCGACCCGCTGTCGGAGCAGGTCGAGCTGGACGGGATCTCGATCACCCGCCGGATCCGGGAGGACGACGTGACCGCGGCCGTCTCCGCCGTGTCCGCGGTGCCCGAGGTGCGCGAGCAGCTCGTCGACTACCAGCGGGCCATCGCCGCCGACGACGATTCACCGATCGTGGTGGAGGGCCGCGACATCGGCACCGTCGTCTTCCCCGACGCACCGGTGAAGATCTACCTCACCGCCTCGGCGGAGGCGCGCGCGCAGCGCCGCCACGCGCAGAACACCGAGCTGGGGCTGCCCAGCGACTACGACGAGGTGCTGGCGTCCGTGCAGCGCCGCGACGGCCTGGACTCGACGCGGAAGATCTCGCCGCTGCGCCCGGCCGACGACGCGATCGAGCTCGACTCGTCGGACATGAACCTGGAGGAGACCGTCGCGGCGGTGGCCGAGACGGCCGACCGCGCGCTGAGCGCCTCCCGCGATAAGGAGGTCACCCGATGA